Below is a window of Theropithecus gelada isolate Dixy chromosome 15, Tgel_1.0, whole genome shotgun sequence DNA.
TCGCCTAGGCACACGGGCAAGAGGGCACTGCCCCCAAGCTGCAGTAGCCGTCGGTGCAGCTTCTTGGCCACGAAGTTGAACCTGTGGAGACAGTGAGGCTGGTCCTGGGCGGAGAGTGGTGCCCAGGCAGAGTGGGACCCAAGAGCGTGGAGCCCGGGTGGAGAGTGGAGCCTGGCAAGGGCCTTCCTCGGGTGGAAAACACGCTCCCCACTGGCTGCACCCTAGGAGGGGCACGGCCTCCACACGCCAGGGGCTGCCGAGATCAAGGCAGCGCCAGGGCCCCAAGCAGCAGGTTCTCCGCTGGCGGAGAATGAGCCTGTGTAGGTGGGAGCATGCGGTCTCGTCCCACTGATGGGCCCTCATTCCTGGGCAGGGACTTGAGGCAGCTGATGCCTCCAGGCCCCCAGCCACGGTGTGGGTCACTCCTCAGCTAAGAAACTCTGTGCTGGGGAAGAGCCAGGCACCCTCTTAGGGGTCAGTTTCACTTCTCACTCTGGTTCTGAGAGGCATGACTGGCTCCGGGTCACGCTCCTCCCTGGGAACGCCGTCAGCAGCCAGGCTCCCTTCCTCGCCTGAACGAACACTGCATCCCACACTGAGCAACGTCACGCACAGAACTACATCACACACAAAACTATGTCACGCACGGAACTACATCATGCATGGAACAAAACTTCCCAGCAGAACCGGGGTGGCGGCTGCCTCCGATCTTCCTGTTCTCTGTTTTTCATCTGAAGTGACTGACACCCCACTACGCACACAGCTTTTGATGCTTAGTGCTCACCGGACCTGGGCCCTATGTGGACAGTCGGGGTTTTCTCTGTTGTGGGGTCTAAAGATGCCGTTTGCACACTGAACACACTACTCCTTGCTCAGGGTGCAGAGAAGCACTGTGAAAATGCCCAGGAGAAAATGCAGAGGTGGCCTCTGGGGTGGCAGGAGCGTACAGGGTCCCCCTCCAGGCTTGAAGTCGTGAACACCTCGCAGCACACCTTTTTGTAAAAGTGGGGACCGGCGCCAGGTTGGCCTGTGTGACATCAGCatggctctgagcccagccctCTGTCACCCTGCCTGCTCCCCTGTTCCCTCCCTGCAGCGTGAAGCCTGGGGTGCCTACCAGGGAGCGTTGTGGACGAGAAGCCAGCACTGCTGCAAGGGCCCTGTGGCCTGCAGGGGCCGACCCTGGAAGCTGGTCTCTGCCCTCTGCCAGCACACCTGTTGCTCAACCCCCAGAACTGTTCCGTCCACCCACTGTCCCATCCCCTACTCACTTGGTGTATGAGGAGTCCCCGAGGCCCAGGACGGCAAATTCCATCTGACAGAGGGCGGTGGTGGGCAGGTTCTTCCGGAATATAAACCTCCAGAAGTTCTACAGCCGGAGGAAACTCTGAGTCAGAGGCCTCAACCTCTAGGCCAGCCCCACAGCAGGGAGCGAGAGGAGGGTCTCAGGGGAACAGGCAGGGGGCAGAATGGAACTGGACCTATCTGACCAAAAGGCAGGGCCCAGGTCCAGCCTGCAGGATGATGGGcactgggaggcagggctggtcCAGGGCCTGGGGAGACCAGGGCCCACCCTGCCCACGGGAGCCAGACAGCATGCTGTGCACTCCGAGCCTGTGTAGGGCTCCCTTCCTGGGACATCACCCTTCTCTGCCCCACGTGGCAGCTTCTCTGCCACGAGCGGCTCTGCACTTGGTCTCCAAACTGTCCACCGCCCCAAGAGTCCCTCACCTCCACCTGTCATTTCCCAGCAAAGCATGGGCCTCCGCTCCCTCAATGGGTCTGTACCAGAGGCTCTCACACCTGGACCTCTGAGGTCCTAGTGTCTCTGGGGCCCTCACACCCGGCCCTCTGAGGTTCCAGTGTCGCTGAGACACATCCCCCTCCTTCCGTGGCTGCAAGACCTCGAGCCAACAGGGTCCAGATCCTCTGGTTCCACACCCTGCCTTCCACGGTGGCCTCCCAGCTTGATCGGAGGCCCCCTCTCCCAGACAAGGAGCCTACTGCCCCCTCCCTACCTGGATCCCAGGTGGCCTCTGTGTGTGGTCTTcaccacccacccacctcccctATCCATGGCCAAGCATGGAGGCTAGAGTAGGGGCCCCAGGCCCCTCTGTGGACAGAGAGGCCCTGGCCTTGTCAGCCCACAGCTCTGACCCTGGCCCTGGACCACCCCTGGCCTCCCGGGAATGCACTGCCTCATCAGCTGCCTCTCTGGGCCACGTTGTGCAAGCAAATGTACCCAGCCTCTTGCCCCCGAGAGCCTCCCTAGCGCCCTGCTGCTGAGACACCCTTGCTTCCTGAATCCCAAAAGGATCTTCGCTGCTCCCTTTGGTGAACTTCCTTCCCGAGAAAAGGGTTCCACAGAGATCATTTCTGCGACTTTTCCCTCACTCGACTGGCATGCGGCTGGGTCTGTCCTGGGATCGGCACCACCGCTGAAGAGCCAGGGCCCCACTGGCCGCCCTTGGGGTGGGTAGGGCACTCTGTCCCCAGAGGCTAACCCCACAACGACATGCCCCGGGGGAGCCCTTTCATCCTCAGCAGGGCCCTTCCTGGGCATGGGGCTTTCTGGCTGCAGACCCAGCTCTGGACATTGTTACTTTCCTGGATAACTTCCTCTCCACCATTGTCTTCTCATTCTGAGGCCACTGGAATGACCTTCGAATTGTGGCATCTGCttccttccattttctgtctTGCTTTTTGTCATACTTCCTAGGACTTCtcatctttttttgagatggagtctcactctgtagcccaggctggagtgcaatggcgcaacctcagctcactgcaacctctgcctcccaggtttaagtctttctcctgcctcagcctcacaaggagctgggattacaggcgcgtgccaccacgcctggctaatttttgtagttttagtagagacagggtttcgccatgttggccaggctggtctggaactcctaacgtcaagtgatccacctgcctcggcctcccaaagtgttgagacgagagacgtgagccaccatgcccgacccacctcggccttccaaaatgttgagatgacaggcgtgagccaccgcggccgtttttgttgttgttgctgagacagggtctcattctgtcatccaagctggagtgcagtcttgaaatcacagctcactgcaaccttgacctcctgggctgaataaatattcccacctcagcctcgctagtggggattatagatgtgcgccaccacgcccagctaattttttatttatttatttttgtaaagacaggctcttgccatgttgcccaggctggtctcaaactcctgggctcaagcaatcctcccacaccttggcttctcaaagcgctgggattccaggcttgacactgcacccagcctcttctaatcttttttttttttttttgagacagagtcttgctctgtcgcccaggctggagtgcaactgccggatctcagctcactgcaagctccgcctcccgggcttacaccattctcctgcctcagcctcccgagtagctgggactacaggcacccaccccacgcccggctagtttttttgtatttttagtagagacggggtttcaccgtgttagccaggatggtcttgatctcctgacctcgtgacccgcccgtctcagcctcccaaatcttCTAATCCTTTAAAGTTTTTTCATGTCCATTTAAATAActatttctggccaggtgtggtggctcgcacctgcaaacctagcactttgggaggacgaggcgggcagactgctcgagcccaggagtttgagaccccatctctacaaaaaatacaaaaaaaaaattacttgcatgtggtagtgtgcacctgcagtccctgctgcccaggaggctgaggtggaaggatcacccgAGTCTGCAAGGTCAGagggcagtgagctgagattgtgccactgcattccagcctgggcaacagagcgagagctctgtctccagaaaaaaaagaaaaagagaaacagaaagaactgTTTCCTGTTCCTGAGTCTCCAGCTTTGCCCTTGCCCCATGGGGGTCACATCCactactgcttcagcctctgcCCGTCTCTACTTGTTATGCTGGTCCTTCCTCGGGTGGGGTGTGGTTCTTTGTGGTGCATTTGTTTttacccagtctggaatgcagtggcgagatctcagctcactgcaacctccgcttcctgggttcaagtgattctcctgcctcagcctcctgagtagctgggattacaggcgtgcgccaatacacccagctaattttttgtatttttagtagagatggggtttcgtcatgttggccaggctggactcaaactccggacctcaggtgatccacccgcctcggcctcccgaaatgctgggattacaggcgtaagccactgcctGGCGCCCCGTGGGTTTCTTCACCAGATGGGCAGGGACCTGGTCACTCAGCGTTTGACTGTGGTTCCTCTGTTTTCTCCTGTCTGCTGCAAGGGGCACCTGCCTCACCTACAGCATCATCGGCAAGGAGCCAGAGTCCTCCTGTCTCGCTAGGATAGCCACTAAGACTCGCTCCTATCTCCAAGGCCATGGGTTCTGGGTCCATGGCCTCTTCAAGGAGCCCCCAGTGCCTGCTGTGGGCATTACCTGCcccctccaactcctggtcttCTCTGTGGGTGCCCATACTTGAGACTCTTCCTTTCCTTGTTGACCTGAGTCCCAGCATGAGCACCAGCTTCCTGCCACTGGCTGACTGaatgcccagcccagccccagtcCCTCTCCTCTCCCATGCTCTGGGGCTTCCCTATCCCACCATTCCCCTCCCCTGCCTGTGCTCCACTCTGAACCCCCTTCTCTTCCATCCCACTCTATCTGAGACCCCTTGACCTACGCTCAGCTCTCCCTCTAGCCACTGCACATCCCCTGCCGTCCCTACTCAAGTGTTCAGCCTCTTTCTCCTGTCTCTCCCCTGCCAGCAATTAAACATGCTGAGTTtcggccgagcgcggtggctcacgcctgtaatcccagcactttgggcggctgaggcgggcagatcacgaggtcaggagatcgagaccatgctggctaacacggtgaaaccccatctctactaaaaaattgcaaaaaattagccgggcatggtggcgggcacctgtagtcccagctactcgggaggctgaggcaggagaatggtgtgaacccaggaggcagggcttgcagtgagccaagatcgtgccactgcactccaacttaggcaacagagcaagattccgtcttaaaacaaaaaacaaaaaacagaaaacatgccaggtttctcccatctttttttttgagatagggccttgttctgttgcccaggtcggagtgcagtggccgatcccggctcacttcaacctctgactctctggttcaagtaattctcctgcctcagcctcccgagtagctcagattacaggcatgcaccaccatgcccagctaatcgttgtaattttagtagagacgggtttcaccatgttggccaggctggtctcgaactcctgacctcttgattcgcctgcctaggcctcccaaagtgctgagattataggcatgagccactgcacctgggtcACACTCAAGACATTCTTAAAAGAtgctctcggccgggcgcggtggctcaagcctgtaatcccagcactttgggaggccgaggcgggtggatcacgaggtcaggagatcgagaccatcctggctaacatggtgaaaccccgtctctactaaaaatacaaaaaactagccgggcgtggtgtcgggcgcctgtagtcccagctactcggaggctgaggtgggagaatggcgtgaacccgggaggtggagcttgcagtgagccgagatcgcgccactgcacttcagcctgggcgacagagcgagactccgtctcaaaaaaaaaaaaaaaaaaaNNNNNNNNNNNNNNNNNNNNNNaaaaaaaaaaaaaaaaaaaaaaaaagatgctctcggccgggctcacgcctgtaatcccagcactttaggaggccgaagcaggcggatcacaaggtcaggagatcgagaccatcctggccaacatggtgaaaccccatctctactaaaaatacaaaaaaaattagctggacaaggtgatgggcgcctgtagtcccagccactcgggaggctgaggcaggagaatggtgtgaagccgggaggcagagcttgcagtgagccgagatcgctccactgcactccagcctgggcgacagagcgagactcagtctcaaaaaaaaaaaaaagaaaacgaaaaaaaaaagatgctctcCACTCACTCACTGAGTTGCTGATCTCCTGTAACCTGGCTTGTCTCCCCACGAACCACTGAAGCTGCTCTTGCTGATATCACCAACAATCCCTTTGCCAAGAAATCCCATGGATTCCTCTCAGGCTTTATCTTACTCGACTTCTGTGCAGCTTTACATGCTGGAGCCCTTCCTGGAACACCCACTCCTCAGGCCTCTCCTTGGGGATGCTGCACCCTCTCTTCTAGCTGCTTGGTCGGTcactctcctgccctcctgggctCTAACGTTCTGGGCAGCCTGTCCTGTAGGGAGAGAAGAGCTTCCTCTTCTCACACTTCTGTATTGTGGCTACCTTAACACCTACCTCCCTGTGCCCCAGGATCTTCCTTGGAGCGCTAGTCCTACTGCGCTTCTCCACTTCAATGTTTCCAGGTTCCCTTCCTGCACAACCACCTAGTCCCACTGTGTTCTCTTATTTCTGTCAATGGAACCACCATCCATCCAGAGCCCAAATCCCTGTCTTGATTCTGCTTGACCTCTTGGGTCTGTTCCATGTCCTGGGGTCTCTCTCTTCCTAACACCCGTGCAACGTGTCCACTTCTATCTTCTGCCACCACCTTAGCTCAGACTGGTAGCATCTCCTCCCTGTCCTGTGCATCTCATGGCATTATTCTTGCTCTCCTGCTGACCAGCGGCGGTCTTGCTAGTGTAGGAACATGACTGGGTCACCCCTACAGTTCCGACAACCCTTCATTTCAAGCCCATCTGCCTTGCTGTGGTTACTCAGGCTCTTTGGACTGGGCCTGGCTTCctgcctctcttctcctcccctcttgCCCCAGTGCACTCCTCAGCTTGGCCACCCTGAGCTGCTTTTCACTTTTCACACAAGCCAAATAATCTTTTTCCTCTGCACAGACTGCTCCTTCTTTCTTGGTGCCTGACTAGCCCTCACGCATTCTTCGGTGACTCAGTTTACACTCTTTTCTTCCAGAAACCTCTGCCTGGGCCCCAAGGCTGGGTGAGATAAGGCTCGATGCCCCTTATCAGTGCTCCTGTGACATATGCTACTTTCCCCAGCTGCAGGTGTTCACTGGCACTGTCATTGCCCATTAGGTGCTTCTGCTACAGTATGAACTCTGCCAGGACGGAAATATGGCGCTGGGTTCACAGCTGGATCCCCAGCACCAGACTGTGCCAAGAATGGAATATGTGCCTAAAAGATGGTCAGAGAATTCAGCAACGTTTCCTGAGGGTCATACAGTCTAGAAATACACAGAAGACCCAGACTAGATGCATATATAGATAGCCCTGGAAAGATAAGAAAGGTTAAAATGGATACTAAGGCTATTTGGTGGCTATGAAGAGTTTATTACAGAGAGCAACTGGAGCCCCCAGCTCCACTCAGGGACGTCCTCTCAAATCCACCTCTGAAGATGCATGAGATAGAGGAGAGCTATTTACTGCACCTAGACTCCAGGCAATGAAAACAGGGTGAGGGTCGAGGGCAGGGATCTGAGGAGCCACATCAGACCAGCCTTACCTTCATGTTGTCAGGGGGGTCTCCTTGGCCTGTAGTTGCACAAACAAATATCACCAGGGGCTCGTTAATCAGATTCACCTcaacaaaaagacacacacacgtaAGACCTCCGGCTGTAGGGACTGGGCGTCCTTCCCCAAACTCGACCCCCTTCTCCTGCACTCAGGCTGACAGGGCAGAGGAATTTATGTGAGCGGCCACACCGTCTTCTCTTTCACGTTCCAACCTCCTCCAGGTGCTAAACTGAACTCCTCTTCCCAAGCCTCCCCTTTCCCTAAATCCGCCATAAGGGAAAGACCCGCTCTCAGAGACAATGCGACGCCTTTTGGGTCGATGACCCCGAGAAGCGGGCACGCCAGGCCTGTTTGTCCCCCACGCCGAGGCCCTAGCTAGCCCTCACCACCGGGTAGGAGTCCAGGGCCTGCACCCGGCAGCCAAGCCGCCGGCGCCGGGCCTCGCGACCCAGTCTCTCCGACACATCCTGAGCCGTGCCTGTCTGGCTGCCAAAGAGCACCAGAAGCTGCGGGTTCGGCATCTGGACGCGCCCCGCTCCAGGTCGGAGACTAAGAACTAGAAGGCAGATCCCGCCGGCCGGGATACAGGGACCGCTCCGCCTTCCGCCGTCGACCGGAAGTGACGCACTAGGGACGCGCCCGGTGGGGCATGGCGTCCGAGCGAGGCGGACGTCCACCGGCGGCCAGGGTTGAGTCCCGGGTCGGGGCCAGGGCATTGCCGGCGCACCAGGGCCGAGGGCTGGGGGTGGCGGGGCTGCTCTCTGCCTCTCGCTCGCAGCAGCGGCGGCAGGCGCGGGCGAGGGCCACGGGGAGAGGAGACGCAGCCCCGCGGGTGGCACGCTCGGCCGGGCCCCGGCCCGCGCTCAACGGGCGCGATGCTCTTCTCGCTCCGGGAGCTGGTGCAGTGGCTAGGCTTCGCCACCTTCGAGATCTTCGTGCACCTGCTGGCCCTGCTGGTGTTCTCTGTGCTGCTGGCACTGCGTGTGGATGGCCTGGTCCCGGGCCTCTCCTGGTGGAACGTGTTCGTGCCTTTCTTCGCCGCTGACGGGCTCAGCACCTACTTCACCACCATCGTGTCCGTGCGCCTCTTCCAGGATGGAGAGAAGCGGCTGGCGGTGCTCCGCCTTTTCTGGGTCCTCACGGTCCTGAGTCTCAAGTTCGTCTTCGAGATGCTGTTGTGCCAGAAGCTGGCGGAGCAGACTCGGGAGCTCTGGTTCGGCCTCATTACGTCCCCGGTCTTCATTCTCCTGCAGCTGCTCATGATCCGCGCCTGTCGGGTCAACTAGCCTCACCGAGGTGCCGGAGAGGGAGCGCTGGACGGCTAGAATGCTGACCTCAAGCCGAGGCCCTACTTGCGCCGCACCGGAGGAGAGGCTCTCTAGTCTAAAGGCAACTCCTGCTTGCGCCGAACTGAGTGCCCGGTTTCCCTATTTCCATCCTGCCTGAAATGGTTTCTTCAGCAGGGTTTAAAAGAGCAGCCTTCAtcctgaaaatgtatttctttttatttaatgcttTGAGTAGATAATCCTGAATTGAGGTCCTGAGGAGGCCCCCAGGCCAGACAGTCCTGAACCCCTCTGACACTTGGAAGCTGAATATAAGTAAAATGTCCCGGTGGACTCTGAGTATTTCCTGTGGATCCTGGGAAAGTACTGTTGCACAAAGGCTGCAAAGCTGGACTCAGGAATGTCCTCCAACCAGCAGCGCCGACCTGAGAGCTCCCTGTGCCGTCCATCCAGACCAGACTTCGGTAGATGCCTTTGTTAGATCAAATGTAAACCAGCTTGTATCTCCCCTGTGCCACGAGAGATTGGCTTTTTATTCCAGTctaggcagagagagaagaatgTTGAATAAGAGCACGATTAGGGTCCTGTCTGGTTATCTCTTGCCCACGAAAAGAGCTCTGCTGTCCAGGCACTGCTTGGTTTCCTATCCCAGCGAAGACTGCAGTTCCGTGGACCTTTTCACCACCTTGTGGCTGGCACTCTTAGCACACCTGAGACAGATTTAAGC
It encodes the following:
- the TMEM203 gene encoding transmembrane protein 203 yields the protein MLFSLRELVQWLGFATFEIFVHLLALLVFSVLLALRVDGLVPGLSWWNVFVPFFAADGLSTYFTTIVSVRLFQDGEKRLAVLRLFWVLTVLSLKFVFEMLLCQKLAEQTRELWFGLITSPVFILLQLLMIRACRVN